The following is a genomic window from Episyrphus balteatus chromosome 1, idEpiBalt1.1, whole genome shotgun sequence.
attttttgatagcaTTTTTACATCCAaactacatattttaaaaaccaaaaggTTTGTTCACTTTTTAGTGATTGACTGTCAATTTTAactgaattttttcatttaaaatatcgGTCACCTTACTAATTATAATTAATCGGCCAATTAAGGGTTGAACAAAGATAGAAAATACTGTTAAACTTCTTTTCCATCCATAGCACTTTTGCGCTAACAACCCATTAACACGCACATGTTTGTCCCTTGAtatgaatgatataaaaatacatatatgtagtgATGCGATACAGATTGAATGCCCGCATATTGAGTGAATCAacgcatatttttttctttcccattCCGGCCTTGCGCACTTCTtctgaagtttaaaaaaatatgaatggaTACAAAATTTCCAAAGAGATAAGAAATTCATCTAGAATTATATGTCGGTTTTTGTATTTCACTCAGTAGAATCAAGTGTGGGCAGGAGAACACActggataaacaaaaaaaaatcgattttcggaataattttttgatgtttaattcccatttttattttggggtTCTCCATTACCGAATGGATTTTTATCGCGTTCTGGCCGTCCTCAATTATCATATCTTGTTGTAATCATAATTTTCCTTATCTTCAACTaggtatgaaatttttttcaatcacaTACActcaaattaatataaatttacttttaaatGAAGTTTGTTAAACTTAACCCTCTGTTTTCTCAAAACAGATTTACTTTATACACAAACATAACATATGAGTGTTCAAGATAATAAATCATCGTTTTCGGGTGTAACTATTGACGGAAGAATGACACAAGGAATTACTAGTGCTATACCAAAGAAAAGGCATGTAATTCGAAAGTGTATTCATATTCATTTGTAATATACAATTTGTTTCACAGGCAAGATGTTCTTAAATGGTACGGCTGGGGTTATAAAGACTCACACTTCTATGTGGATGGACAAACTATATGTTTCCAGGGAGATAGGTAagattattttgttattatttttgtcaaGTATTTTTATGTAAATCCTTTTTAAGATATCCTCTTGAGGGCTGTGCGCTGCCTTATTTCACTGACTGGGTGTACCAGAAATTTAATCTTAAAGTTGACCCAACTGTCCCATTTCCAGAATTACCAACTGATTTTCCAAAACCAGTCATAAATGAAGACTTCTTCAATGACATAAAGTCATTAAAAATTAGTCATTCCGACAAGGGAGAAGACCGTTTAATACGATGCCACGGACAAACATTGCACGATATATACAATTTATGGCGAAATGCTTTTGAGAGAATTCCTGATATTATTGTTTGGCCAAAGTGCCATAATGACGTCATGACAATTATAAGCTTTGCTCATAAGCATAATGTAGTTATAATACCTTATGGAGGAGGGACCTCAGTATCTGGTTCAATAACATGTCCTCAGAATGAAACTAGAATGATTTGTATTTTGGACACTTCACAGATGAACCGTATGTTGTGGTTAAGTAGAGAAAATCTTACAGTTTGTTTCGAGTCGGGAATCGTTGGCCAGGACCTTGAGCGtgagttaaataaaattggtctTACTGTTGGACATGAACCAGATAGCTACGAGTTTTCAACACTAGGAGGATGGGTAGCTACGCGAGCATCAGGCATGAAGAAGAACGTTTATGGCAATATTGAAGACCTGGTTGTAAAAGTGAAGATGGTTACTCCTAATGGTGTTCTGCAACGCGAATGCTCAGCTCCCCGAGTAAGTTGTGGACCAGACTTTAATCATCTAGTAATGGGTTCAGAAGGTACCCTAGGTGTTGTGACGGAGGTTGTTTTGAAAGTGCGACCATTACCTCCAGTAAAACGATATGGTTCCTTAGTATTTCCTAATTTCGAGTTCGGAGTTATGTTTATGCGAGAGGTGGCAAAACGACGTTGTCAACCAGCCAGTGTGCGTCTCATGGACAACGAGCAATTTATATTCGGTCAAAGTTTGAAACCCGTCAAAGGTTGGCTGGGAAGTGTGTttgattatttgaaaaaatcctACGTTACTAATATCAAAGGGTTAGATTTGACGAAAATCTGTGCAGCAACATTATTGTTTGAAGGCGAATTGGAGGATGTACAAAGACAAGAGAGATTGATTTATGAGATTGCGAAAAAGTTTAAAGGATTCCCGGCTGGTGGACAAAATGGTGAAAGAGGTTATATATTAACGTTTGTCATAGCGTATATCagggtaatttttattttaaactggGTTAATCTTGCATattcaaaatcaaataattttaaattataggaTTTTGCCTTGAATCAAGAAATCGTAGCAGAATCATTTGAAACATCTGTGTCTTGGGATCGATGCAGCTCTTTGTGTCGAAATGTGAAACTACGCGTTGAAAATGTGAGTttatatttaatacaaaaatatcatATAATATATGCATTGGCAATTTAGTTATATGTGTGATAATGAAATGTGatcaatcaaaattttccaTTGTTGTCTGTTTGTTATCTTTTTGAAGTGAACTGTAAAGAGTCTGTAAAAATTCTGAATATTCCAGATAAAAAAGACCAAATTGGTGCTGAGTATTAAAATATCGATACAAATAGATTTTAAAAGTCCTCATAAAACCGATGTATgctaaaaagttattcaaggttcAACTAaaactaaggccgtgtgtgaattgcgttaaatagttaacaccgtgtaaaatttttgacactattgaggtgattaaaaaattttcagttaaaaatttattgggctctgggacctggtaaaatttgagttaaatttttttggcagatggttttggttttttttttattaaaaagcagTATCaaggcagaaaagaggcagagaaaattattaaacaaaaagccatacagctgaaaattttttattcaccccaatagtgtcaaaatttttacacggtgttaactatttgacgcaattcacacacggcctaaactCGCCACCTAACTCGATAAGTAGTACAAAGGGACGAACCGTATCTTTTGATTATTTTCCCTGAGTATTTCGTATATAATTATGGTCGTTCTTCAGAAACTATCAATAGTTTAGTAacttaagctaaaaaaatgtcaatgttagggaacccggccgaacagctccaattttgatgatctttttttttaaaacgtctgtaactaaaaatactttaacttcTATGGGTTAAAAATTGCTGCTTTTGCCgtattaatattttaagtttaattaaagattttagtgaacaacaaaattttacttaaatttcataaattaattcatGCCAAAAAATTTGTCTAGGAAATTTATGGAAAACAAATATaggtttttttcatattttgaatgttCTCAGGACTCATAaacatttattcattcgaatttttttagtttatttacaattattgataatattttttccaGGAATGCTCCCGCTACAATATCAAACACTTCTTAATATCCTGTCGAGTCACACAAACATATGATGCCGGCTGctgcatttatttttactttgcttttAAATACACTGGCATCCACAACCCTGTCGAAACCTACGAGGCGATTGAGAATAGTGCCCGAGATGAGATTTTATCATCAGGTGGATCACTTTCACACCATCATGGTGTAggaaaaattcgtaaaaaatggtataaagaAACAGTTTCAGATATTGGATTTAGTCTCTACGAAGCTGCCAAAAAGCAGTTAGACCCTAAAAATATATTTGCTGCAGGCAACTTAAGAACCAGAGAAAATCAAGTGGAGGAAAAGAATTCGATTCCAATTCTTAAAGCAAGGTTGTAAAATGAATGCACAAAAgtaatataaatattataaacgCATGTAgccttaatttttatataacataatttttgtaaactcTTGAAACGAtttgttttaatacttttcGATTGATTTCATGTTGAATCACTGCTCTTAATTAGTAGATACGTTTTTGTAACTTTCTTCATTTAATGTTTTGGGAATAAACATAGAACCTAAGTGGCTCGTAGTATCAtttaattttcggaaaaaataaaaaccattattACTGAATGCCAAAGATTCAAATAAATGCATTGCATACAAATTGAAATctctaagtttatttttataagtatACAGTTTTCTAGGAACAGTTTGTACTAGAATCAACTTCTTTTATGTAGTTCCTACTCAGACTTTTTTCAAGATACAAAACAGATTGTggattaaaaaatgctttaatgTATAAATTCTGATTTTATACATACATCGAAaacgggaaaccgacgaagttatgaataccagagttaggcgcgacagagttacgcgtgtcaaagttacgcaaaaccgaagttacgaaagaccgaagttatgaaagaccgaaatTGTGAAATACCgtagttacgaaaaaccgaagttacgaaaaaccagagttatgagcaccaaagctatgaaacgtggtttttgggttggcaaccattgagatgATGGATATACGTTTAAGGGAAcagtttttgaataattaattttcaaaaaaaatatatggcttttttgaaaagaagtagttttggttttttttaatttatcgaaaacgacaaaacgtttttggatccagttttcagttttcgtttaaaaacaaataggtacataagaacattaaattatattatttaaattagcacttaattacatacaattttgaaagaaatgagttcgaaattaattttttcacttttttttcaaaattttgattttgaaaactaatttttcaaaaacaagttaattgacttgtttttgaaaaattagcagCTATATTAGCAGCTATATTAATagctatatttaaaaacaaattaaaagatATAGTACAGTACGTTACTtttggtgtaaccgttgattttaaataaaaaaagtaaatgtcaattttttaaaatccaatgattaaacaacgttctacaatctcccatcgaaccaaaaccaaaaaaaaattcgacggttacccttttttcatttcttaatagccattcaaagtcggtatataaaaaaaggtacagttttttaatcgctgcagttataaggtgtgaacttgcgatagtgatagcgggtgtaaaaaattgtgaacagtattaaattgttatggatattaaacgagaaggttaatactttctaaaaacaaattatattgttaaataacattaaggctaattgtaatggggctcgttaccgaagcaattttaaccatttttatttagctcaattttcattaaattcgagatttagttggtttgccttcgagtgccctctacaatttaagttctcaaatgaagaataccgtcctacctttcgaaataatagcgccgtttttttcccgttttttccccttttcgagtaatacgagtttaaatgacgatacacggagaaaaaaaaattacaacgtaaaactaaaaaaattcctttttggcactattatttttataaaagactgaactagagggtaagggtaaagtgctcgactgacaggcaggtccatttccggcattattttcaaaaaaaaaattttgtttacctttttttatttttcttgaaaataaccaaaattttaaaaaaactgacttgatgcattttttttgcaataataaattatataaaatgataatacaggtgtttcattaaaaaaaaatggtcattatatttttgaccgcactttgtatgggaggtgacccactgtgcaGTCGTACAGTTTTTATTGTAGTATTGCTAATTTTGGACATCTTGTCGTCGTCATTCAGTTACTGGGAGGTTTATTCCTAgaaataagaagtacaggaataaGTGTATATTACACCTACAATGTTTATTATGTCGCGTCGTTTTCCTTCACTTTATTTAGGAGTATAGTCCTTTTTCCGGAGTGATGGAACATaataagagtatttttttttttgtaattgtgtgtgtgacaagacAAAAATGGCTCATTTCCTTGAAGAAAACAGTGATAAAAGGCATagggaaaaatttgtatgaactgaaaaaaaaattcccaatagttaatattttttttacttctaagGGGGCTATTACTTCATACAAATGCTTCATGGTATATTTTGATTTCGAATATTAGGGGAATTCATGAAACTACTCCAATATTCTCCTATAAAAAACTTTCTGAAAAGTTAAGCCGAGCTAAAATAAATTTCAGCCGAGTTGTGCGCAGATTCAGTTAGAAAATCACACATTCCTTTTCAACTATACATTTTTTATCTGTAACAATTTAGTGtccgaaaaaaatttctcttggaaattgttgttgcttttgactttgccaaattaaacttcaaaaacttattactccattttgtaaaatggcgACTCTAATGATCAAACCTTGACTTCTTATACCATGGATTCAGTACACACTAGCTGGTCAAAAGTCGTCAATGTAATCATTTATGATTTGATGACCCTCTATTTTAACGTCCCCGAGTTAAAAAGTATTTACAAAGtgataatttttgataaaattgaataattcagttgaacaaaaaaatctcaGAAAATGCTAttgatatgtattttaaaattcaatttgtttttgtaaaaaaacagtCGGATCCTATCACTTTTAACtgaaagttgtatttttttaatagttttaagatgtttttacttgtgatataggtaggtactatacagggtgattcaggagtaatgtgccaaaaagctagagggtgcaggttaggtcgagactagaaaaaaatcgtatgggaggggggggggtctattccccttggtttagcggggaggggcaatttaaaaaaaattgacttattttggaaaacaaatttttctctctctttattttctgtttttacgtggctggacttgtatataaattaatttatgaaaaattagcctttcgtcaattattttttaaacattcagacttaaataaggatataataaagtgatacagtattgaattaaccctgaattgatcaacttttttcattgataacacctgaaaacttacctgagaatttttcttgttgtgtctggggtgctcgccgccGCCCATGGGccatggattctagctttaaggaccttaaggcaataaaatcgaatttttttaataaaaatttaaaaaaaaataataacgtaCATCCAAAAGATAATTCCATGACAAGAAAAGGCATATACGAAGGAAAAGAATTCAAACGTTACATAGAAAAAACTGATTCTCctgaaacctttaaaaatcaaagaatatgatttaaaaagtccGTTTTTATTATGAACTGCTTgggcaaatattattttattgtttttcattaaaataaaacaattttattgcctTGAGGCCCTtacagctagaatccatgggcggcgagcaccccaAACATAgtataagaaaaattctcaggtatgttttcaggtgttatcaatgaaaaaagttgttcAATTCAGGGTAAATCCAATACTGTATCACTTAATTGTATCTTTATTTGAATCTGAATAAcaaatggttaatgtttcataaattaatttatcaacaagtccagccacgtaaaaacagaaaataaagaggatttttttagaaaaaatagtgaggcggcttagcatccAAATTGTataggtgaaatattaagtgccccaatatcttaaaatgagggttgcatattgtactaacaatcctattaattgatccttttatcacaaactgcacaattatttttcatacttttacttttccacctcactccttcaaaatattaatttgtatgaaaatttaataaaatttaagatcaagcaatttaagttttgcatgaaaattcaatattccatggtaaatataattcatttttggattatttttgtttctcatacgatgtataaaatatatatgctgttctaaaaaatgcaaaaattttccatgtgctgcaatggtaccatttcaaatgtgttttttctcactaaaaaaaacaccctttaacccgaAATATTTGGATGAGTacattgtattatttttttctatggtatatgaaacgtccacacgaaattttatcaacctaccactttttttcaaggagtacttggtaatattctggactcttgctctttgactaaaagaaaattcataaagagtccaataactttttacatgatggtcgagacattttggtattgattttattcgatcgggcgttagaaaatacctcgaaatcatgtatcatattaatacaaaTGTTTCATTGCCTATATGCAACAAATCAAGGgcaacacagaaaaaatctTGTATCTACTCTTCcgaatggaatacaaggtggcccaatatctcaaaataactcttatattgagtactgcCAACGGTGTTGATTTCATGCTTTtgattgaactctttttttaatgctaagccgcctcactaaaagtagttttgggttttattaatttctcaaaaatggcaagatatttttgaatccggttttctgtttttgcttaaaaacaaataagagcatcgaattttgaaaactaaattagtacttaattacataatttgtttgaaattttttttccaatttttttttttcaaaattttgattttaaaaactaattttttaaaaattttgcgataaaatggatttgtttgtcttttttacaaaaaggtatagcacgttattgtagttataaccgttgatttaaaataatttttttccaaaataagtcaattttttttttaaattgcccctccccgcttaaaagtgggtcccggaagtccgtctgtctttcAGTCAGTCTGTcggtctgtcagtctgtcagtctgtcagtctgtcagtctgtcagtctgtcagtctgtcagtctgtcggtctgtcagtctgtcagtctgtcagtctgtcagtctgtcagtctgtcagtctgtcagtctgtcagtctgtcagtctgtcagtctgtcagtctgtcagtctgtcagtctgtcagtctgtcagtctgtcagtctgtcagtctgtcagtctgtcagtctgtcagtctgtcagtctgtcagtctgtcagtctgtcagtctgtcagtctgtcagtctgtcagtctgtcagtctgtcagtctgtcagtctgtcagtctgtcagtctgtcagtctgtcagtctgtcagtctgtcagtctgtcagtctgtcagtctgtcagtctgtcagtctgtcagtctgtcagtctgtcagtctgtcagtctgttagtctgtcagtctgtcagtctgtcagtctgtcagtcggtctgtctgtctgtcggtATTTATTAACGGTAAcagccatagaaccgtttttttttttaatctgatatTTCctgaaacggcttattcgatttcaacgaaactttttttgaagaagcatttatataatttaaaccacaataaaccaaaaataaaatttccaaacaaataatttttggattaaaaaaaaatttttttttttgaaaaatcaaattttctaaaacgcgacattgaatttttttgaaattttgttttcagatgttgattagtgatttctacaaaatggcataccaattttattttgaaacttttttttccaaaaaaaaaggctcttacgattttgaaatttttttttctaaaaatgcatcttaatatatcaatcaaaactgaatacttgttttggagggctatttgatttcagattttcttttttttttaaactagttttatttttttttttgaacctaTATAGTAGgtaagtacctacattttccaaatatctatataaaaagatttaaaaatttaagcgaCTTGAACTCTACGAGCATGTTCGTACGACCCagtcgttcattttattttttttacttcttgaaCAATTAAAAAAGAGTGCCGTAGAGTTCCATCGTGaaacttttataatttgtaGTTTCTATTATTAACTTTAATTTAATACTAAACTTAAGTGCCGAAAACCTccgcaaactattttttttctctttgagGTACCAATCCGCTCTTTTTAAAGTGACCATTTTTTTTCACGTGAGGACATTGTTCaagattgtgtagcttgtagagCATGTACTGttatttatgatatatgaaatgaaaggttattatctctttgtgaaataaaattcaatcgaATTTATAAACGCTCAGTGTAAAAAGAGGTGCCTATTGTTTCGCCTTTTTTACTTCGATTTCTGTTATTTCGTTtttgacacaattttttttttattagttcgcCATCCTTTATTTGGGTTTTCGTTTACTTCATATTTCGATCACTTCGCCAAACTATAACTTCGCCTTGTGGCAGGTATTACAGTTGAATTgtttaaggggaggaatgcaactagctttttcattagaacattttctgaaaaaataccTATTAAATAAGGACACGCATGATACATTACGAAGGTGCTCAAGGGTTGGGATTGTATCAGTAAgacctatcacctatcattttaaaaCCTCTTTTTTAATTCTGTCCAAATAACTCAAGTGGGTCTTAGGAGCACTTGCTTGGACGAATATATGCTTTGTAAATTGTAGCCAGATCAGAAGGGATGAAATATTTCTTAgatcttcggaggaaacctaagcaTTTCGCAGAGTTTTTGGCCACATCGAATATGTGCTCATTCCAAAGGAGATGGTTTGTAATGGACATACCTAGAATCGAAAGCTGATCGGTAAGATAAACCATCAAATCACCAGTGGAcctattgctacgaaagccaTACTGCCGGTTATTTagaagcttccgttcttcaagatatttcttaagctggaatttaatcagcgtttccatgaccttgatAAGAAGGGATGTAAGAGCAATCGGACAATTAATGGGTGATGAAGATTCGCCCtttttagggacaggctggGCAAATGCTGTTTTCCATCCGCTCGGAAAGAGACctgtagagtaggacagatgaaaaagcttacgcagtggttttgccagcgtagaagaacacctcttcagaacgatgggagggatactatccgggccagcggatttgtgtatgtcaagat
Proteins encoded in this region:
- the LOC129921040 gene encoding alkyldihydroxyacetonephosphate synthase; translation: MSVQDNKSSFSGVTIDGRMTQGITSAIPKKRQDVLKWYGWGYKDSHFYVDGQTICFQGDRYPLEGCALPYFTDWVYQKFNLKVDPTVPFPELPTDFPKPVINEDFFNDIKSLKISHSDKGEDRLIRCHGQTLHDIYNLWRNAFERIPDIIVWPKCHNDVMTIISFAHKHNVVIIPYGGGTSVSGSITCPQNETRMICILDTSQMNRMLWLSRENLTVCFESGIVGQDLERELNKIGLTVGHEPDSYEFSTLGGWVATRASGMKKNVYGNIEDLVVKVKMVTPNGVLQRECSAPRVSCGPDFNHLVMGSEGTLGVVTEVVLKVRPLPPVKRYGSLVFPNFEFGVMFMREVAKRRCQPASVRLMDNEQFIFGQSLKPVKGWLGSVFDYLKKSYVTNIKGLDLTKICAATLLFEGELEDVQRQERLIYEIAKKFKGFPAGGQNGERGYILTFVIAYIRDFALNQEIVAESFETSVSWDRCSSLCRNVKLRVENECSRYNIKHFLISCRVTQTYDAGCCIYFYFAFKYTGIHNPVETYEAIENSARDEILSSGGSLSHHHGVGKIRKKWYKETVSDIGFSLYEAAKKQLDPKNIFAAGNLRTRENQVEEKNSIPILKARL